The stretch of DNA AAGCTGCGCAGATCTTAcgatttgtacatatgtatgtatgtatgtaagtttgACAGGCTAATGGTGGGAAGGGGGTAGACACGTTCGCATGTGTTTGAAGGGAGGAGAGGAAGCAGCGCAAAATCGAATGaccacacatatgtatgtatgtatgtatgtaggtatgtactTACAAACACACAGCGTGTGACGAAATgaacagcaaatgcagcaaggGACAAAATATACCGGGtattaaaacaacaaagaaatatGAACTTCTGAAAGGGAAATGGTTGCCGAAAAAAGTTtatcaaaaccaaaaggaaaacggCGAGCCGAAAtcggtatacatatgtacatatgtatgtatgtatgtatttaataaaatatttttgtgacTGCCGAAAGCCGGAGTGGGGATGCCAGAAAGAAGTGcaaactacatacatatgtacatacatagattaTCCAAGAAAACATGCAACCGATCAAACCAAAAACTTTGTTGAAGTTAAGGTGAACTCTATTTTTACTCAGTGTGAAACATCGGCTGACGCAATCGGTAACAATTCTTTCTTAATTCCATGCAAAAGACACAGCAGCGGACTGTACGTGTTGTGCGGGgtagggagaggaagagatGCCGataatacacacaaacatacatacatacatacatacatacatatgtacgtatgtatatgctTACTGTTGTTTACTTACTTTGTTACAAGTCGTTGCATTAGAAGAAGGAAGAAGGGGAAAGGGTAGCGCATCAGGCGTGAAAGACAGCCAAATGTGAATGCTTTGTCAAGGTTGTCTTTTCCGCCGATGTGTAGTGATCCAATAttaaattatacatacatatttcacaaaaacaaaccaacacaTTTACTTGTACTTGCATGACGGTAATAAGCAACAATCCTGAGTAAACACGTGATTTTAGCCCGTGTCGAGTCATAGTGGGAAATGCAACATCTTCAGTTGttcctttttgcttgttttagttttccattttcactgCTGCTTTGCTTGTTCATGTTACCGTGGCCAAAACGACGAGCAGGATGCCAGCACTCCTGCCATGTTTATGTTTGGTTTGGCTTTCCTCCCCTTCCGACTCTTGTCATGTTACAAATTATGTTGGTCGGTCCCCGTGCCTCGTGTCCTGAATAAGTGCTAGCTGGCATCCTTACTTATTTTAGCTGGCGACCGCCTTGTTTgcctttcccatttccccctCTCCAACTTGATTACCCCTTGCCTTATCCATTTCCTGGCTAGACAAATTGAATAGGTGTACTGGATATATGGATATGGCAAACAAGAATAATATCTCGCACATAAGGCAAGAGATTTAACAGATATGAAACCTCCAAGTAGGTGCTTGACAGGAAAGAGTCACAAATAGCATCGATTTTGTGTGAGGAACAGCTGAATCTGAAACATGCTGTGAAAAAGTTAAAGCTTTTCCAAGCCAGCTTGGATTACTACTTCTTCTGGCCAGTTTTCTGCTGCGGAATGTATCCATCTAGCCGTTGaaccatttaaatatttataacatCATTTAGTGGAGAAAGGAATGAGGCAACAGAAGAGCGTTGAATAATTTAGCAAGCGACAACAGTAGCTACTATAAAGGATATATTTTAGAGGATTGCATGCCTGAGGTATCTTCTTGGCTACACTCTTGATCTAAGAGTAAAGGATGCAAGACACACGATAGCTAAAGAGCTAAAAATGTACGCAAAAATGTACGAGAAACTTGAAGagttttaatataaatttattagtAATAAAAGGAATCCCTTTCATTAAAAGTCTTTAACTAGAGTGCAAACATTCCGAGTGCAAAATTTCAGCTCGAAATCCTACTAAAGTACAATTTCTTACTCACTGCTTTTTCAAAATGGTGAAgccaacaaacatttttctcaGCATTTACAGGAAAAACATTCTATGGCTAGGCATAATTAGCATCCACTTTGGTAGGACTCTGGTCAAGAGCTATAGTTTCTTCACTGTGGCGAAGACACCCACAGCCAAGAAGTTAAAGGGTGTAAAACTGATGAACGCCATTGGACCAGCTTAGAGCAGAATAAgtagaaaaacgaaaacaaaacaagaaagtTGCAgttaaataattcaataaacaCTGGGGAAATCGACTATGAATTTACACGTGTGTCGTGCTGTGGGATTTAAAACAGGGTTgctttttgcactgctttgtttttgggtcCATCTCTAAgtatttttcagtattttcaTCGATAGCGTTTCGCAGCATGCCTGATTGGCATGCTTTAGATGTCAAAAATGATGACTTGCAAATCATTCCCTTAAGTTGCAGGGAAAAATCCGTGAAAATGTCGCTCTCAAAGCGCTCTAAATTTGATTTGCCGTTGGGCAAAATGGATCTGCTCAATGATACAAAGGGCATTGAAAATCTACTGAAGTCGGAGGGCATCACGACCTATGAACCGGGTGTAGTAGAATTGCTGCTTAACGAGGGTTACTGTAAGAAATGTCGCCAgtaaatagaaatataaataataattttgtgcCAGCGTTGATCAAGGATGAATTGTTGAATCGCAAGAACCGCACGGAATTGGCCAAGGCCTGTGGCAACATTTACCCgtccgcagctgcagcggccatGGATACCGGCACTTTGCCCCAGGAATGGTTACCAAAAAGTGATAATGAGGTTGTGGATTTGACTTTGGATTCAGTTTCCgatcaaaattgaatttaatacaCTAAATAAAATACGATTATGACCCTTACTCAGTGCCAATTAACTCTTCTCATCGCGCCacactaaaataaaataaaactcaagcaagacaggcagcagcgccacaaaCCTGTTGGCTCCTTCCAGCTTCCATCTGcctaggttaggttaggttgaggcggctgtcggggattgtcagagacccgacacacttaggccggtttcggcccattgtgataccgcatgtttcgctcccttctctcccgtgagaccctattttatccattatcccatccggatgcccttatgaagccagcgatccgtctgggacttattgtagacatgtccgaaatgtcatttagaaaaggagagcccaagtattggagtctccttctactgagagccgggcaggagcagaaaaggtgttccacagtctcctcctcgtcctcatctctacagcttcgacagaaatcgttataaggggctcccagcctgtttgcatgtgtgcctattagccagtgtcccgtaagggagcgtatgactgagctgcacctactcctactgagtttgcagagctcatcggtgcgcttcctatttatgttaggccatgtttgccgagttatgcgacatagtggcacagtttgccatctgtcatttgtaagtttcttaaaatgttcttttattctgagcttgcaggtggccattggcatacgaatatcctccttatcattgagaagggggattgttgttccagctctggccagctcatctgctatacagttgccttcaatgtcctggtggcccgggacccatattaggctgatgacgaactgataagccatctcgtgaagagatttgcgacagttcgcaactgtggccgagcttgtcgttatcgcattcaatgatttgattgcagcttggctatcactgtagatgtttatgtaagtcgcttcaggggttagttcctgaagacagctcagagcttccttgatcgctatgacctccgcttggaagacactgcagtgatccgggagcctgaaggagtagcttatattcagcagttcggagtatattcctcctccgaccttgttgtcaagctttgagccatcagtaaaaatttgaatggcttcctttggaccaggcggtccctcaagccagtcgtttctgtgagggatgattgtctcaaagggggtatctgtatactccctcggaacgcagtagtccgtttttgcagggacgatgttgtttccatttaggatggatgcatggccggtgcgttgtgacacccattggtcggagtctctgagacggattgctgccatttctgcctgctcctttcctgcaaggtcagggctctgcaggcaaagtatagcatttagcgcatccgttggcgttgtgctcagagctccactgatgcttaaggctgcagttcgctgcaccttgcttagttgttttgtgatggtccccttcgatagggcagtccaccacactgtgactccgtagagcagtattggtctaactattgctaggtagatccattggactattcttgggttcatgccccattttagcccaatggccttcttgcaagtgtagagggctatcgtagccttcttcactctgtctttgatgcttaggttccagctgagctttttatcaattaccaaccctaagtaactggcactgtcgctgaaggagagcctgcatccgtttagtattggggggttgaggggcgggattttgtatttgtttgtaaacaacacaagttccgttttagagggattaattcccagtccacgcgactttgtccattctgacaatcgtgcgagctttgcggtcattagttcgcagagtgtttgagggaattttcccgagaagataatggcaacgtcgtccgcgtatgctaccaccttgcagccctccccttccaagtcacacaagatcttattgacggctatgttccatagaaggggagacaggacaccgccttgcgggggtgcctctgttgacataccttgactgagtggacgatcccattgatgatgtcactgtcctgcatgtgagcaattgatctatgagcatcaccaagtgacgatccacccccaggtcagtcagtgcctctgtgatggctcccggtatgacgttgttaaaagctccctcaatgtctaggaaagcgattaggggagtattctttgacgtgaagagatttctctaccgccgagattacttcatggagtgccgtttccgtggatttcccttttcggtaggcatgttgagcgcctgacagccactgaggtttaatggttttcctcagctgcagcccgactagtctttcaaaggttttaagaaggaaggacgatagacttattggtctgaagtcttttggggttgtgtgagagggttttcctgccttgggtataaagactattttagcctttagccaagcgcgggggatttttcccactgtcagtatcttcctgaagatactttgcagccagttgatggccacgtccccggctttttgtagctgagccggaatgacttggtccgggccaggcgatttgtaggatttaaagctgtttactgcccagcttatattccgttttgtgaggatgtgccccatcgaggtttccgggccttcacttggggtgtctgccggctcgatggtcgtacacccaggaaagtgagtttcgagaagaatgtgtagggagtcctcgctagagtttgtccacgtaccatcagttctcttgagatatcccaccgagggggatgtttttgacaggaccttgcgtagccttgcggcttctgacgtgtcctcaatttcggagcaaaatttatgccaagaggccctttttgctctccttgtttcttttttgtatagggttagcttacttttgtaattttcccagtgcgctacctcgctgctgcttttggctctgttaaagagagtcctgcagtcttttcggagggtatctatatgtttagaccaccaggggggtttctttttccctcttggtttggtcgaggggcaagctgccatgaaggccttattgcaagctttcgtgaaattgtccacaagacgattaagatcgtcttgtgtatccgggcattttggggctaggggggggagtaattcctccatttttgcgctatacgtatcccagttggtttttcttgggtttacatagctagtgggtatggtgctttcgagcgatagggttgtctcgatgtacctgtggtcggagagaaggagtggtcctctaggactctccaacttttaTAGTGTCTAACAGTTTGTGAGATAAcagagtgaggtcaataacctcttggcggtttttataatgaaagtggggtcattaccccgatttccaataaataggtTGGAGTTAAGGATGAAGCtaaaaagtgactcaccccttacatttgtatccgagctcccccattgggtgtggtgagcgttggcatcgcagcctattagtaggcttgtgTCCGACCTCTCGCTATCGCTGacaatcttgcgaacgaggtcactgggaggatcgctttcctcatgagccatgtaggacgacaccaggttcaggcgtgtccccttgtagctctaggctggccgccgtgttgtcgccgttgctaaagttgtggagcagaaagatatttaagtgctttcttgctaatatgcaggttcttattttaccttccgtttgggctacaattaGGTTGTAGTCCtttgtcgctaatccacagaccctgcctcctaccacccagggctcttggattaggactatgtctcctccgctcgcgactaagcggagtataagagcagcggatgctgctttacagtggtggagatttatctgcagaagcctcagagacttcattagaaacattctccaccactgttatatcggcgtctgagtcgtcgaggatgtcgtcccgacacatcgcctcaaaatcgagcagcagctccgtctccgaggagtagctctctagggccggctccggctccgggtctacttccggtgcctcgatctccgaggcaacgtcctgctcaactggtttgttggcagaacgcgcctcggccgctgcatccgacttgtagaccttcatggtcaccgagctgaacccgaagttgagctctcccctggctgcctcgatcggggctagcgattccttgttcaggatCACTACCGCCTGGtttgtggggccctttgatgcctccactttagccaccttccagtctgaggttggcagtgtggggttgcatctctgcaacatcgttaggatccgctcgggctccttgaaagtggccggtacccatatacgggctcttggcctacttggcacctcgctccagtctacagcgacgagcttcgcccctgcgtagacctcaccgatttgcgccaccgcagctttgtatagcttcacggagcgctcatcctcgcag from Drosophila subobscura isolate 14011-0131.10 chromosome O, UCBerk_Dsub_1.0, whole genome shotgun sequence encodes:
- the LOC117897677 gene encoding uncharacterized protein LOC117897677, which produces MSLSKRSKFDLPLGKMDLLNDTKGIENLLKSEGITTYEPGVVELLLNEGYSLIKDELLNRKNRTELAKACGNIYPSAAAAAMDTGTLPQEWLPKSDNEVVDLTLDSVSDQN